Proteins co-encoded in one Methylobacterium sp. WL1 genomic window:
- a CDS encoding DUF1508 domain-containing protein, which translates to MRFELYRDAKGEWRWRLRARNGEVIADSGEGYLRREDCEHGIALVRQSTEARIEDMTTKIA; encoded by the coding sequence ATGCGGTTCGAACTCTATCGGGATGCCAAGGGCGAGTGGCGCTGGCGCCTGCGCGCGCGCAACGGCGAGGTGATCGCGGATTCCGGAGAGGGCTACCTTCGCCGCGAGGATTGCGAGCACGGCATCGCCCTCGTCCGCCAGAGCACAGAGGCCCGCATCGAGGACATGACCACCAAGATCGCCTGA
- a CDS encoding oligopeptide transporter, OPT family, which produces MSSGAQPAELTWRGLLLGGALTLLFTAANVYLGLKIGLTFATSIPAAVISMAVLRHLPGATVLENNIVQTVASAAGTLSCIIFVLPGLVMIGWWHGFPWLTTAGITATGGILGVMLSVPLRRALVVDSDLPYPEGRAAAEVLALGTQGAAGQADSALGLRILVWNSLASAGFAALAQTRLVLDSAALWFRVGAGATGIAGNLSLALLGVGHLVGLSVGAAMALGLAIGWAVLVPILTAQQPMPDVSVEAWVGAAFRQEVRFFGAGVMGVAALWTLIRIARPVLGGIRSAFATGRARHAGATLALEERDLPIAVVLVVSASLLLPIGWLLWDVLGGTSLERYGVLLVAGGLLFVLVIGLVVAAVTGYMAGLIGSSNSPLSGIGILAALASSAMLLGLLGRDGDAQSGGALVAYVLTVTGIVFSICAIANDNLQDLKTGQLVGATPWKQQAALVVGVVFGSAIIPPVLNVLATSFGFVGTPGAGPNALAAPQAGLISTLAKGVLSGEGNWRMLGWGAAAGLGLVALDETLGRLKRLRLPPLATAFGIYLPMTLVVPLVAGAVIGTVYERWARRRADPERAVRLGILTATGLIVGESLWGVAFALIVYIAGNDAVLALAGDGFAGPALIGGLVLFAGLTAGLYHQTRRKAA; this is translated from the coding sequence ATGTCCAGCGGCGCTCAACCGGCCGAACTGACCTGGCGCGGCCTCCTGCTCGGCGGCGCGCTGACGCTGCTGTTCACCGCCGCCAACGTCTATCTCGGCCTCAAAATCGGGCTCACCTTCGCCACATCGATCCCGGCCGCGGTCATCTCCATGGCGGTGCTGCGGCACCTGCCCGGCGCGACGGTGCTGGAGAACAACATCGTCCAGACTGTCGCCTCGGCGGCCGGCACGCTCTCGTGCATCATCTTCGTGCTGCCGGGCCTGGTGATGATCGGCTGGTGGCACGGGTTCCCGTGGCTCACCACTGCGGGGATCACCGCCACGGGCGGGATCCTGGGCGTGATGCTGTCCGTGCCGCTGCGCCGCGCCCTCGTGGTCGATTCGGACCTCCCCTACCCCGAGGGGCGAGCCGCCGCGGAGGTGCTGGCGCTCGGCACCCAGGGCGCCGCCGGGCAGGCGGACAGCGCGCTGGGCCTGCGCATCCTGGTCTGGAACAGCCTGGCCTCGGCCGGCTTCGCGGCGCTGGCGCAGACCCGGCTGGTGCTCGACAGCGCCGCGCTCTGGTTCCGCGTCGGCGCGGGCGCGACCGGGATCGCCGGCAACCTGTCCCTCGCGCTGCTGGGCGTCGGCCATTTGGTCGGCCTGTCGGTGGGGGCCGCGATGGCGCTCGGGCTGGCGATCGGCTGGGCCGTGCTGGTCCCGATCCTGACCGCGCAGCAGCCGATGCCGGACGTCAGTGTCGAGGCCTGGGTCGGCGCGGCGTTCCGGCAGGAGGTGCGGTTCTTCGGCGCCGGCGTGATGGGCGTGGCCGCGCTCTGGACGCTGATCCGGATCGCGCGCCCGGTGCTGGGCGGCATCCGCTCGGCCTTCGCGACCGGGCGGGCGCGCCACGCCGGCGCGACGCTGGCGCTCGAGGAGCGCGACCTGCCGATCGCGGTCGTCCTCGTGGTCTCGGCGAGCCTTCTGCTGCCGATCGGCTGGCTGCTGTGGGACGTCCTCGGCGGCACGAGCCTGGAGCGCTATGGCGTCCTGCTAGTCGCGGGCGGCCTGCTGTTCGTCCTGGTGATCGGGCTCGTGGTGGCCGCCGTGACCGGCTACATGGCCGGGCTGATCGGCTCGTCCAACTCGCCCCTCTCGGGGATCGGCATCCTGGCCGCGCTGGCGAGCTCGGCGATGCTGCTGGGGCTGCTCGGCCGCGACGGGGATGCGCAGAGCGGCGGGGCGCTCGTCGCCTACGTGCTGACCGTCACCGGCATCGTGTTCAGCATCTGCGCCATCGCGAACGACAACCTGCAGGATCTCAAGACCGGCCAATTGGTCGGGGCGACGCCGTGGAAGCAGCAGGCGGCGCTGGTCGTCGGGGTGGTGTTCGGGTCGGCGATCATCCCGCCGGTACTCAACGTGCTGGCGACGAGCTTCGGCTTCGTCGGGACGCCCGGGGCCGGGCCGAACGCGCTGGCCGCGCCGCAGGCCGGCCTGATCTCGACCCTGGCCAAGGGCGTGCTCTCGGGCGAGGGCAACTGGCGCATGCTGGGCTGGGGCGCGGCCGCCGGCCTGGGGCTGGTCGCGCTGGACGAGACCCTCGGCCGGCTGAAGCGTCTCCGCCTGCCCCCGCTGGCCACCGCCTTCGGGATCTACCTGCCCATGACGCTGGTCGTGCCCCTGGTGGCCGGCGCGGTGATCGGCACGGTCTACGAGCGCTGGGCGCGCCGCCGGGCCGATCCGGAGCGGGCGGTCCGGCTGGGCATCCTGACGGCGACCGGCCTGATCGTCGGCGAGAGCCTGTGGGGCGTCGCCTTCGCGCTGATCGTCTACATCGCGGGCAACGATGCCGTCCTGGCGCTGGCGGGCGATGGGTTCGCGGGCCCCGCGCTGATCGGCGGCCTGGTGCTGTTCGCGGGTCTGACGGCGGGCCTCTACCATCAGACGCGGCGCAAAGCGGCCTGA
- a CDS encoding FliM/FliN family flagellar motor switch protein yields the protein MAVFETLKVDLTVVLGRARMPLHMLLRMGRGAVIELESSDSDMVEILANDHPIARGQIVVTGDRISVEVTELIRKAAAIIEPGTTIGDSATPFLDDNYASV from the coding sequence GTGGCGGTCTTCGAGACCCTGAAGGTCGATCTGACGGTGGTGCTGGGCCGGGCCCGGATGCCGCTGCACATGCTCCTGCGCATGGGCCGCGGCGCGGTGATCGAGCTGGAATCCAGCGACAGCGACATGGTGGAGATCCTGGCCAACGACCACCCGATCGCCCGCGGCCAGATCGTGGTCACCGGCGACCGCATCTCCGTCGAGGTGACCGAGCTGATCCGCAAGGCGGCGGCGATCATCGAGCCCGGCACCACGATCGGCGACAGCGCGACGCCGTTCCTGGACGACAACTACGCGTCCGTTTGA
- the lipB gene encoding lipoyl(octanoyl) transferase LipB, translating into MVNAPRLTVSPHAFPTRPGSDPVGWRVSDAPVGYADAVAWMEARVERIARGAAPECVWLLEHPPLYTAGTSARSEDLVAPDRFPVHVTGRGGQYTYHGPGQRVAYVMLDLDRRSRDLRAYVASLEGWLIETLAAFNVRAERREDRVGVWVRRPEKGPGVEDKIAAIGIRVRRWVSFHGISLNVEPDLSHFAGIVPCGVREHGVTSLVDLGLPLSLAEVDMQLRAAFEEIFGATVSEAAE; encoded by the coding sequence TTGGTAAACGCGCCCCGTCTCACGGTCTCGCCCCATGCCTTCCCGACGCGGCCCGGCTCGGATCCGGTGGGCTGGCGCGTGAGCGACGCGCCCGTGGGCTACGCGGACGCGGTGGCCTGGATGGAGGCGCGCGTCGAGCGGATCGCCCGGGGCGCGGCGCCCGAATGCGTCTGGCTGCTCGAGCACCCGCCGCTTTACACGGCGGGCACCTCGGCGCGGTCCGAGGACCTCGTGGCGCCCGATCGGTTCCCGGTCCACGTCACGGGCCGGGGCGGCCAGTACACCTATCACGGCCCGGGCCAGCGGGTCGCCTACGTGATGCTGGACCTCGACCGCCGGAGCCGGGATCTGCGCGCCTACGTGGCGAGCCTGGAGGGCTGGCTGATCGAGACGCTGGCGGCCTTCAACGTCCGGGCCGAGCGCCGGGAGGACCGGGTCGGCGTCTGGGTGCGCCGCCCCGAGAAGGGGCCGGGGGTGGAGGACAAGATCGCGGCCATCGGCATCCGGGTGCGCCGCTGGGTCAGCTTCCACGGGATCAGCCTGAACGTCGAGCCGGACCTGTCGCACTTCGCCGGCATCGTGCCGTGCGGCGTGCGCGAGCACGGGGTGACGAGCCTGGTCGATCTCGGCCTGCCCCTGAGCCTGGCGGAGGTGGACATGCAGCTGCGCGCCGCGTTCGAAGAGATTTTCGGGGCCACGGTGAGCGAGGCGGCGGAGTAG
- a CDS encoding carbohydrate porin translates to MAAPLIASVPAAAADLAGRRPAPDLPAYTDWSGGYIGLQGSAGGSYGAYNFGPTAIGNRAVPAFKSGDSTGRSDQGRNATTAVGGLFGGWNWQAGPWVYGAEATLDVANLKRPVPSTITGFGYEDADQPFNIVRAKTDLYGTLRARIGYSFDRYLVYGSFGLAGANARFLANYPDLDAGGQNTARRELGYLGFTLGAGIQYAISDSLALGIDYRYIDLGGSRRFSLGSVPGDDGGPVTSRARFTSNQLFARLMWFPGGLKAPPDPDETAPHDPDNGETGRFSLHGQTTLIAQGVPGFRSPYEGAQSLIPHQARQTTTATIFLGLKLTDSTELYYNPEFSQGFGLSRTLGVAGFVNGEAQKAGAPFPKLRSNRYYVKQTIGLGGETVEVPDGPNQVATRYDAERITLIAGKFALGDFFDGNVYAHDPRVDFFNWSLWGASAWDFPANLPGFTQGVYAEYNRPEFAIRAAYTQVPKEPSSDVLDPRVFRRAGLNAEFEERHVLPWLEQPGKIRIGLFSNVGVSANNRELVTLTQLGLFDNGSDAALATRKPRRKTGGYINLEQALTPELGLFARASLNDGRTENISFTDIDQSFSGGLSLKGKAWDRPDDTVAIGTAMNRLSPSHRAAFAAGYYGLLVGDGRLNYGSERALETYYALNLTKFVTLTFDYQFVNNPGYNRDRGPAHFFASRLHADF, encoded by the coding sequence TTGGCCGCGCCCCTGATCGCGTCCGTTCCGGCGGCCGCGGCCGACCTCGCCGGGCGCCGCCCGGCGCCCGACCTGCCCGCCTATACCGACTGGTCGGGGGGCTATATCGGCCTCCAGGGCAGCGCGGGCGGGTCCTACGGAGCCTATAATTTCGGGCCGACGGCGATCGGGAACCGCGCTGTCCCGGCGTTCAAGAGCGGCGATTCCACCGGCCGCAGCGACCAGGGCCGCAACGCCACCACGGCGGTCGGGGGCCTGTTCGGCGGCTGGAACTGGCAGGCCGGCCCCTGGGTCTACGGAGCCGAGGCGACCCTCGACGTGGCGAACCTGAAGCGGCCGGTGCCCTCGACCATCACGGGCTTCGGGTACGAGGACGCCGACCAGCCCTTCAACATCGTGCGCGCCAAGACCGACCTGTACGGCACCCTCCGGGCCCGGATCGGCTACAGCTTCGACCGGTACCTCGTCTACGGGTCGTTCGGGCTCGCCGGCGCCAACGCGCGGTTCCTGGCGAACTACCCGGATCTCGACGCGGGCGGCCAGAACACGGCGCGTCGCGAACTCGGCTATCTCGGCTTCACCCTGGGCGCGGGCATCCAGTACGCGATCAGCGATTCGCTCGCCCTGGGGATCGACTACCGCTACATCGACCTCGGCGGCAGCCGGCGCTTCTCGCTGGGCAGCGTGCCGGGGGACGACGGCGGTCCGGTCACGTCCCGGGCGCGCTTCACCTCGAACCAGCTGTTCGCGCGGCTGATGTGGTTCCCGGGCGGCCTGAAGGCTCCGCCCGATCCGGACGAGACCGCACCGCACGATCCCGACAACGGCGAGACCGGGCGCTTCTCGCTGCACGGGCAGACGACGCTGATCGCCCAGGGGGTGCCGGGCTTCCGCTCGCCCTACGAGGGTGCGCAGAGCCTGATCCCGCACCAGGCCCGGCAGACCACCACGGCCACCATCTTCCTCGGGCTCAAGCTCACCGACAGCACCGAGCTCTACTACAACCCCGAGTTCAGCCAGGGCTTCGGCCTGTCGCGGACGCTGGGCGTCGCGGGCTTCGTCAACGGAGAGGCGCAGAAGGCCGGCGCCCCGTTCCCGAAGCTGCGCTCGAACCGCTATTACGTGAAGCAGACGATCGGCCTCGGCGGCGAGACCGTGGAGGTGCCGGACGGGCCGAACCAGGTCGCCACCCGGTACGATGCGGAGCGGATCACCCTGATCGCCGGCAAGTTCGCCCTGGGCGACTTCTTCGACGGCAACGTCTACGCCCACGACCCGCGGGTCGACTTCTTCAACTGGTCGCTGTGGGGGGCTTCGGCCTGGGACTTCCCGGCCAACCTCCCGGGTTTCACGCAAGGGGTCTACGCCGAATACAACCGGCCGGAGTTCGCGATCCGCGCCGCCTACACGCAGGTGCCCAAGGAGCCGTCGAGCGACGTGCTCGATCCGCGGGTGTTCCGGCGCGCCGGCCTGAACGCCGAGTTCGAGGAGCGCCACGTGCTCCCGTGGCTCGAGCAGCCCGGCAAGATCCGCATCGGCCTGTTCTCGAATGTCGGGGTTTCGGCCAACAACCGCGAGCTCGTCACCCTCACGCAACTCGGCCTGTTCGACAACGGCAGCGATGCCGCCCTCGCGACCCGCAAGCCGCGCCGGAAGACCGGCGGCTACATCAACCTCGAGCAGGCGCTGACGCCCGAACTCGGCCTGTTCGCCCGGGCCAGCCTGAACGACGGGCGCACGGAGAACATCTCCTTCACCGACATCGACCAGAGCTTCTCCGGCGGCCTGTCGCTGAAGGGCAAGGCCTGGGACCGGCCGGACGACACGGTCGCCATCGGCACGGCGATGAACCGGCTCTCGCCCTCTCACCGCGCCGCCTTCGCGGCCGGCTATTACGGCCTGCTGGTCGGGGACGGGCGGCTCAACTACGGCAGCGAGCGGGCGCTGGAGACCTACTACGCCCTGAACCTGACCAAGTTCGTGACCCTGACCTTCGACTACCAGTTCGTGAACAACCCCGGCTACAACCGCGACCGCGGGCCGGCGCACTTCTTCGCGTCGCGATTGCACGCGGATTTCTGA
- a CDS encoding iron transporter produces the protein MRAPTLFPILRGLAAGALLATAGAAAAKEVPIGPHVTKNGLEVAAVYLQPIEMDPPGMMRQAAQSDLHLETDIRAAKDNRNGFAEGDWVPALDVRFEAVKLDGDKPTDQKVAGQLMPMVANDGPHYGDNVKLFGPGRYRLTVTVAPPGKDSHFGRHVDKETGVGPWFEPFDVTQDFTFAGVGKKGAY, from the coding sequence ATGCGCGCTCCGACTCTCTTCCCGATTCTCCGCGGCCTGGCTGCGGGTGCCCTCCTGGCGACGGCGGGGGCCGCCGCGGCCAAGGAGGTGCCGATCGGTCCGCACGTGACCAAGAACGGCCTCGAGGTCGCGGCCGTCTACCTGCAGCCGATCGAGATGGACCCGCCCGGCATGATGCGCCAAGCCGCGCAGTCGGACCTGCATCTCGAGACCGACATCCGCGCCGCCAAGGACAACCGGAACGGTTTCGCGGAGGGCGATTGGGTGCCGGCCCTCGACGTCCGGTTCGAGGCGGTGAAGCTCGACGGCGACAAGCCCACGGACCAGAAGGTCGCGGGCCAGCTGATGCCGATGGTCGCCAACGACGGCCCGCATTACGGCGACAACGTCAAGCTGTTCGGTCCCGGCCGCTACCGCCTGACGGTCACGGTGGCCCCCCCCGGCAAGGACAGTCACTTCGGCCGCCACGTCGACAAGGAGACCGGGGTCGGCCCCTGGTTCGAGCCCTTCGACGTGACCCAGGACTTCACCTTCGCCGGCGTCGGCAAGAAGGGCGCCTACTGA
- a CDS encoding cupredoxin domain-containing protein, with protein sequence MSHSSRPVRFAAAFLAVSCAALPARAEDMPVIKVEMRDGVILPATIEVPANTRFKLEISNTGQSPVEFESTELKREKALAAGSTSSIVFRTLDPGTYQVFDDFHPEAKATLVAR encoded by the coding sequence GTGTCACACTCGTCGCGCCCCGTCCGCTTCGCCGCCGCGTTCCTCGCCGTCTCCTGCGCGGCTCTCCCCGCGCGCGCCGAGGACATGCCGGTCATCAAGGTGGAGATGCGCGACGGCGTGATCCTGCCGGCGACCATCGAGGTTCCGGCCAACACCCGGTTCAAGCTGGAGATCTCGAATACCGGGCAGTCGCCGGTGGAGTTCGAGAGCACGGAGCTCAAGCGCGAGAAGGCTCTGGCCGCCGGCTCGACCTCGTCGATCGTGTTCCGCACCCTCGATCCCGGCACCTACCAGGTGTTCGACGACTTCCATCCCGAGGCGAAGGCCACCCTGGTGGCCAGGTGA
- a CDS encoding 4Fe-4S binding protein: protein MVTAPTLLAEVPSRRDLLDERLARFGDWLRQHGWMIRAVQWVIVGVYGVLVIVPALLPLPDNTAHIWTNLTLAAQFAFWGIWWPFVLLSMVLVGRAWCGVLCPEGALSEFASRWSRGYAVPRWITWQGWPFLAFAGTTVYGQMTSVYGYPKPVLAVLGGSTVAAIIVGLLYGRNKRVWCRYLCPVNGVFAVLSKLAPVSFQVDRAAWAASPKPAQGAETFNCAPLVPVKVMRGAGSCHMCGRCSGHRGAVRLALRSPNHEIVHVAGSEPSLEQTVLILFGMLALAVGAFQWSSSPWFVEAKQLAATWLIEHGTTWPLEMSAPWFILTNYPDHSDVMTLLDGGLLLAYIGAATVFLGLAVSGIVALATVALGGWSLRRFHHLTQTLIPVAGCGVFLGLSALTVTFLRGDGIVIPYVSEIRAAMLIGAGLWSVWLAWRVAGLGAGGLQRAAATACIASAVTLSVANWVLLFWVW from the coding sequence ATGGTGACTGCCCCGACCCTCCTCGCCGAGGTGCCCTCGCGCCGGGACCTGCTCGACGAGCGGCTCGCCCGCTTCGGCGACTGGCTGCGGCAGCACGGTTGGATGATCCGGGCCGTGCAGTGGGTGATCGTCGGCGTCTACGGGGTGCTGGTGATCGTGCCCGCGCTGCTGCCGCTGCCCGACAACACCGCGCATATCTGGACCAACCTGACGCTGGCCGCGCAGTTCGCATTCTGGGGCATCTGGTGGCCGTTCGTGCTCCTGAGCATGGTGCTGGTCGGCCGGGCCTGGTGCGGCGTGCTCTGCCCCGAGGGCGCCCTGAGCGAGTTCGCCAGCCGCTGGAGCCGGGGCTACGCCGTGCCGCGCTGGATCACGTGGCAGGGCTGGCCGTTCCTGGCGTTCGCCGGCACCACGGTCTACGGGCAGATGACCAGCGTCTACGGCTATCCGAAGCCGGTGCTGGCCGTGCTCGGCGGCTCGACCGTCGCGGCGATCATCGTGGGCCTGCTCTACGGCCGCAACAAGCGGGTCTGGTGCCGCTACCTCTGCCCGGTCAACGGCGTCTTCGCCGTGCTCTCGAAGCTGGCGCCGGTGAGCTTCCAGGTCGACCGCGCCGCCTGGGCCGCCTCGCCCAAGCCCGCACAGGGCGCCGAGACGTTCAACTGCGCCCCGCTGGTTCCGGTCAAGGTCATGCGCGGCGCGGGCTCCTGCCACATGTGCGGCCGCTGCAGCGGCCATCGCGGCGCGGTGCGCTTGGCCCTGCGCTCGCCCAACCACGAGATCGTCCACGTCGCCGGGAGCGAGCCGAGCCTGGAACAGACCGTGCTGATCCTGTTCGGCATGCTGGCCCTCGCGGTGGGCGCGTTCCAATGGTCGTCGAGCCCGTGGTTCGTCGAGGCCAAGCAGCTGGCCGCCACCTGGCTGATCGAGCACGGGACGACATGGCCGCTGGAGATGTCCGCGCCGTGGTTCATCCTGACGAACTACCCCGACCACAGCGACGTGATGACCCTCCTCGACGGCGGGTTGCTCCTGGCCTACATCGGCGCCGCGACCGTGTTTCTCGGGCTTGCGGTGTCGGGGATCGTGGCGCTCGCGACCGTGGCGCTCGGTGGATGGTCGCTCCGGCGCTTCCATCACCTGACGCAGACGCTGATCCCGGTGGCGGGCTGCGGCGTCTTCCTGGGCCTCTCGGCGCTGACCGTCACGTTCCTGCGCGGCGACGGCATCGTGATCCCGTACGTGTCGGAAATCCGGGCCGCCATGCTGATCGGGGCCGGCCTCTGGAGCGTGTGGCTCGCCTGGCGGGTCGCCGGCCTCGGGGCGGGTGGCCTTCAGCGGGCCGCGGCCACGGCCTGCATCGCCTCCGCGGTGACCCTCTCGGTCGCCAACTGGGTGCTTCTGTTCTGGGTCTGGTAG
- a CDS encoding FTR1 family protein, translating into MIGAFIIAFREVIEAGLIISIVLAATRGIPGRMRWVLLGVVGGLAGAGLVALFAEKISDAFEGSGQDILNAAVLIVAVLLLIWHNTWMSKHGKELAGELRAAGAAVRSGEREAAALSIVVGAAILREGAELVLFLYGLVASGTSGADIQFGAFAGIGAGILLSAVTYLGLAAIPSRYVFSITSVLIIFLAAGLAAQAAQFLANAGVVDVLGQTLWNSSGVIAENSWPGRVLHALVGYTDRPTALQGLVYLGTIAVMVGLMQWSSADKRRTVRTA; encoded by the coding sequence ATGATCGGCGCGTTCATCATCGCCTTCCGCGAAGTCATCGAGGCGGGCCTGATCATCTCGATCGTGCTGGCGGCCACGCGGGGCATCCCCGGGCGGATGCGCTGGGTCCTGCTGGGCGTCGTCGGCGGCCTCGCCGGGGCCGGCCTCGTGGCGCTGTTCGCGGAAAAGATCTCCGACGCCTTCGAGGGCAGCGGCCAGGACATCCTCAACGCCGCGGTGCTGATCGTCGCGGTGCTGCTGCTGATCTGGCACAACACCTGGATGAGCAAGCACGGGAAGGAGCTCGCGGGCGAATTGCGGGCGGCCGGCGCTGCGGTGCGCTCGGGCGAGCGCGAGGCGGCCGCGCTCTCGATCGTCGTCGGCGCCGCGATCCTGCGCGAGGGCGCCGAACTCGTGCTGTTCCTCTACGGCCTCGTGGCGTCGGGCACCTCGGGCGCGGACATCCAGTTCGGCGCCTTCGCCGGCATCGGCGCCGGGATCCTCCTCTCCGCGGTGACCTATCTCGGCCTCGCCGCGATCCCGAGCCGCTACGTGTTCTCGATCACCAGCGTGCTGATCATCTTCCTCGCCGCAGGGCTCGCCGCGCAGGCGGCACAGTTCCTGGCCAATGCCGGTGTGGTGGATGTCCTCGGCCAGACCCTGTGGAACAGCTCCGGGGTGATCGCGGAGAATTCCTGGCCGGGCCGGGTGCTGCACGCCCTGGTCGGCTACACCGACCGGCCGACCGCCCTGCAGGGGCTGGTCTATCTCGGCACCATCGCGGTGATGGTCGGGCTGATGCAGTGGAGTTCCGCCGACAAGCGCCGGACGGTGCGCACCGCCTGA
- the sseA gene encoding 3-mercaptopyruvate sulfurtransferase → MAHPPLVTPEWLHERLAAPDIVVLDASWYLPAAGRDAAAEYRAAHIPGALRFDLDAMSDTESSLPHMLPRSDVFASRMRALGVGDGMQIVVYDGQGLFSAPRVWWMLKTFGVRDALVLDGGLPAWTAAGYATEDGDPAPRERRHFTARLDHGAVADANDVARALESGSAQVVDARSATRFRGEEPEPRPGVRPGHMPGAHNLHYASLQRDGRLKSPEELETVFAEAGIDPDRPIVTTCGSGVTAAIIALALETLGQPARGLYDGSWSEWGADTARPVATGG, encoded by the coding sequence ATGGCCCACCCGCCCCTCGTCACCCCCGAATGGCTGCACGAGCGCCTCGCGGCGCCCGACATCGTGGTGCTCGACGCCTCGTGGTACCTGCCCGCCGCCGGTCGCGACGCCGCGGCCGAGTATCGGGCCGCGCACATCCCGGGGGCTCTGCGCTTCGACCTCGACGCCATGAGCGACACCGAATCGAGCCTGCCGCACATGCTGCCGCGCTCCGACGTGTTCGCCTCGCGGATGCGGGCGCTGGGCGTCGGCGACGGCATGCAGATCGTCGTCTATGACGGCCAGGGCCTGTTCTCGGCACCGCGGGTCTGGTGGATGCTCAAGACCTTCGGGGTGCGCGACGCGCTGGTGCTGGATGGCGGCCTGCCCGCCTGGACCGCCGCAGGCTACGCCACGGAGGACGGCGACCCGGCCCCGCGCGAGCGGCGCCACTTCACCGCCCGGCTCGACCACGGCGCCGTGGCGGACGCCAACGACGTCGCCCGGGCCCTGGAGTCCGGCTCGGCCCAAGTGGTCGACGCCCGCTCGGCCACCCGCTTCCGCGGCGAGGAGCCGGAGCCGCGGCCGGGGGTGCGGCCCGGGCACATGCCCGGCGCACACAACCTGCACTACGCGTCGCTTCAACGGGACGGCCGGCTGAAGAGCCCGGAAGAGTTGGAGACAGTGTTCGCAGAGGCCGGCATCGATCCCGACCGGCCGATCGTGACCACCTGCGGTTCCGGCGTGACCGCGGCGATCATCGCACTGGCACTGGAGACCCTGGGCCAGCCCGCCCGCGGCCTCTACGACGGTTCGTGGTCGGAATGGGGCGCGGACACCGCGCGCCCGGTCGCGACGGGCGGATAA
- a CDS encoding GcrA family cell cycle regulator encodes MNQLVRMSQIGDAEGVQEPSADLRVPFAQSGAFVCKYIIGEPNDRAVCCGAPVSDGKSWCAFHRRIVFEPTRPGRIR; translated from the coding sequence ATGAATCAACTCGTCCGCATGTCTCAGATCGGTGATGCCGAGGGCGTCCAGGAGCCGTCGGCGGACCTGCGCGTGCCCTTCGCGCAATCCGGTGCCTTCGTGTGCAAGTACATCATCGGCGAGCCGAACGACCGCGCCGTCTGCTGCGGCGCGCCGGTCTCCGACGGCAAGAGCTGGTGCGCGTTCCACCGGCGCATCGTGTTCGAGCCGACCCGCCCCGGCCGTATCCGCTGA
- a CDS encoding type II secretion system F family protein, whose translation MIDAIAEKLFDPRFMGTLLTAVAAGATAFAVAQPFFESDKLAKRMKIVSDERELIRRRERQADRARPNDRATLRVAPKAYMKSIVDRYQLHRWLGTDTAKRKLMMAGYRGQGAETTFLFFRLIVPVASVIAAVFYLFVLEAIDATYLMRIGMVIGAAYIGIKAPELFLVNTAKKRQAEIKRAWPDALDLTLICVESGMAVENAFRKVSTEIATSSVVLAEELALMTAEMSFLPDRRQAYENLSLRTGLEPVKSVATALIQAERYGTPIGQALRVLSQESRDQRMNDAEKKAASLPPKLTVPMILFFLPVLFVVIITPAVIQVMRTQ comes from the coding sequence ATGATCGACGCCATCGCGGAGAAGCTGTTCGATCCCCGCTTCATGGGCACGCTGCTGACCGCCGTCGCGGCGGGCGCGACCGCCTTCGCGGTGGCACAGCCCTTCTTCGAGTCGGACAAGCTCGCCAAGCGGATGAAGATCGTCAGCGACGAGCGCGAGCTCATCCGGCGGCGGGAGCGCCAGGCGGACCGGGCCCGGCCGAACGACCGGGCGACCCTGCGCGTGGCGCCCAAGGCCTACATGAAGTCCATCGTCGACCGGTATCAGCTGCACCGCTGGCTCGGCACCGATACCGCCAAGCGCAAGCTGATGATGGCGGGCTATCGCGGCCAGGGCGCCGAGACGACGTTCCTGTTCTTCCGCCTGATCGTCCCGGTGGCCTCGGTGATCGCGGCCGTATTCTACCTGTTCGTGCTCGAGGCGATCGACGCCACCTACCTGATGCGGATCGGGATGGTGATCGGCGCGGCCTATATCGGCATCAAGGCGCCGGAGCTGTTCCTGGTCAACACCGCCAAGAAGCGGCAGGCCGAGATCAAGCGGGCCTGGCCGGATGCCCTCGACCTGACGCTGATCTGCGTCGAATCGGGGATGGCGGTCGAGAACGCGTTCCGGAAGGTCAGCACCGAGATCGCCACGTCCTCGGTGGTGCTGGCCGAAGAGCTGGCCCTGATGACGGCCGAGATGTCGTTCCTGCCCGACAGGCGGCAGGCCTACGAGAACCTGTCGCTGCGCACCGGGCTGGAGCCGGTCAAGTCGGTCGCGACCGCCCTGATCCAGGCCGAGCGCTACGGCACGCCGATCGGCCAAGCGCTCCGGGTGCTGAGCCAGGAGAGCCGCGACCAGCGCATGAACGACGCGGAGAAGAAGGCGGCCAGCCTGCCACCCAAGCTGACCGTGCCGATGATCCTGTTCTTCCTGCCGGTGCTGTTCGTCGTCATCATCACGCCCGCCGTCATCCAGGTCATGCGGACGCAGTGA